A stretch of Arthrobacter sp. NEB 688 DNA encodes these proteins:
- the dxs gene encoding 1-deoxy-D-xylulose-5-phosphate synthase: MSLLERIAGPRDLKALPADRLPELAAEIRAFLVEQVSRTGGHLGPNLGVVELTIAIHRVFDSPHDAVVLDTGHQSYVHKLLTGRQDFSGLRTEGGLSGYPSRAESPHDVVENSHASTSLSWAHGIAAGRVVRGERNRHTVAVIGDGALTGGMAWEAINNIAAEQDLPLVIVVNDNERSYAPTRGGLADHLSTLRTTRGYERFLDWGKRNVSRTPVVGGAMYETLHGVKKGIKDIVAPQGMFEDLGLKYVGPIDGHDEPALEAALRKAKAFGGPVLVHVITQKGRGYDPAVSDEADQFHAVGVINPETGLPLEIAGRSWTDEFSDTMVQIGEERPDVVALTAAMMMPVGLQPFAERFPERTFDVGIAEQHALTMSAGLAFSGLHPVVAVYATFLNRAFDQLLMDAALHRAGVTVVLDRSGVTGPDGASHHGMWDMTISGVVPGLHLAAPRDGQQVGLAVRAAVDIADAPSVVRFPKGTVGEPLTAVRTVDGVDVLSEPDEGEVDLLLVGIGSMVATALAAAEKLAAEGHRVRVVDPVWALPVPFALTSLAGVAGRVAVVEDNVVVGGIGTQVVQALRDAGLVVPVDTFGLPKRFLDHASRGRVLDAVGLTPDAVASALRERLA; this comes from the coding sequence CGGCGTCGTCGAGCTGACCATCGCGATCCACCGGGTCTTCGACAGCCCCCACGACGCGGTGGTCCTCGACACCGGCCACCAGTCCTACGTCCACAAGCTGCTCACCGGCCGCCAGGACTTCTCGGGCCTGCGCACCGAGGGCGGCCTGTCCGGCTACCCCAGCCGCGCCGAGTCGCCGCACGACGTCGTCGAGAACTCGCACGCCTCGACCTCGCTCTCGTGGGCGCACGGCATCGCCGCCGGCCGGGTCGTGCGCGGCGAGCGCAACCGGCACACCGTCGCGGTCATCGGCGACGGCGCGCTGACCGGCGGCATGGCGTGGGAGGCCATCAACAACATCGCGGCCGAGCAGGACCTGCCGCTCGTCATCGTCGTCAACGACAACGAGCGCTCGTACGCCCCGACCCGTGGCGGCCTGGCCGACCACCTCTCGACGCTGCGCACGACCCGTGGCTACGAGCGCTTCCTCGACTGGGGCAAGCGCAACGTCTCGCGCACGCCGGTCGTCGGTGGTGCGATGTACGAGACGCTCCACGGCGTCAAGAAGGGCATCAAGGACATCGTCGCCCCGCAGGGGATGTTCGAGGACCTCGGCCTCAAGTACGTCGGCCCGATCGACGGCCACGACGAGCCCGCGCTCGAGGCGGCGCTGCGCAAGGCCAAGGCCTTCGGCGGGCCGGTGCTCGTCCACGTCATCACCCAGAAGGGACGCGGCTACGACCCCGCCGTCTCCGACGAGGCCGACCAGTTCCACGCCGTCGGCGTCATCAACCCCGAGACCGGGCTGCCCCTCGAGATCGCCGGCCGCAGCTGGACCGACGAGTTCTCCGACACGATGGTGCAGATCGGCGAGGAGCGGCCCGACGTCGTCGCCCTCACCGCCGCGATGATGATGCCGGTCGGGCTCCAGCCGTTCGCCGAGCGCTTCCCCGAGCGCACGTTCGACGTCGGCATCGCCGAGCAGCACGCCCTGACGATGTCCGCGGGCCTCGCGTTCTCCGGGCTGCACCCCGTCGTCGCCGTCTACGCGACCTTCCTCAACCGCGCCTTCGACCAGCTCCTCATGGACGCCGCGCTGCACCGGGCCGGCGTCACCGTCGTCCTCGACCGCTCGGGCGTCACCGGGCCGGACGGCGCCTCGCACCACGGCATGTGGGACATGACGATCTCCGGCGTCGTGCCCGGGCTGCACCTCGCGGCCCCGCGCGACGGCCAGCAGGTGGGGCTCGCCGTGCGCGCGGCCGTCGACATCGCCGACGCGCCGTCGGTCGTCCGCTTCCCGAAGGGCACCGTGGGGGAGCCGCTCACCGCCGTGCGCACCGTCGACGGCGTCGACGTCCTGTCCGAGCCCGACGAGGGTGAGGTCGACCTGCTGCTCGTCGGCATCGGCTCGATGGTCGCCACTGCGCTCGCGGCCGCCGAGAAGCTGGCCGCCGAGGGGCACCGCGTGCGCGTCGTCGACCCGGTCTGGGCGCTGCCCGTCCCGTTCGCGCTGACCTCGCTGGCCGGCGTCGCCGGTCGGGTCGCCGTCGTCGAGGACAACGTCGTCGTCGGGGGCATCGGCACCCAGGTGGTCCAGGCCCTGCGCGACGCCGGCCTCGTGGTGCCCGTCGACACCTTCGGCCTCCCGAAGCGCTTCCTCGACCACGCCTCGCGCGGACGGGTGCTCGACGCGGTCGGGCTCACCCCGGACGCGGTCGCCTCCGCCCTGCGCGAGCGCCTGGCCTGA
- a CDS encoding methyltransferase domain-containing protein, translating into MDSRRDEVRAAYDAIAEDYAATFPSTEPEAPVDLAMLDHFVGRVVAAGGSRVLDAGCGSGRIARYLTDRGLSVLGVDLSPGMLAMARRDHPDLELREGSITALPVDDASVDGVAFWYSLIHLTDDELPVALAEAVRVLRPGGHVVLAFQKGDGIHDVGAGLRERGHDVSLVRWHRGTKQVLDALAEAGFVKEARLVREPVGRERHAQAFVLARLP; encoded by the coding sequence GTGGACAGCCGCCGCGACGAGGTCCGCGCCGCCTACGACGCGATCGCCGAGGACTACGCGGCGACCTTCCCGTCGACCGAGCCCGAGGCCCCGGTCGACCTCGCGATGCTCGACCACTTCGTCGGCCGGGTCGTCGCCGCCGGTGGGTCCCGGGTGCTCGACGCCGGTTGCGGTTCCGGGCGGATCGCCCGCTACCTGACCGACCGTGGCCTCTCGGTGCTCGGGGTCGACCTCTCGCCGGGGATGCTCGCGATGGCCCGGCGCGACCACCCCGACCTCGAGCTGCGCGAGGGGTCGATCACCGCGCTGCCGGTCGACGACGCCTCCGTCGACGGTGTCGCGTTCTGGTACAGCCTGATCCACCTCACCGACGACGAGCTGCCGGTGGCGCTGGCCGAGGCCGTGCGGGTGCTGCGGCCCGGTGGGCACGTGGTGCTGGCGTTCCAGAAGGGGGACGGCATCCACGACGTCGGCGCCGGCCTGCGCGAGCGCGGGCACGACGTCTCGCTCGTGCGGTGGCACCGCGGCACCAAGCAGGTGCTGGACGCGCTGGCGGAGGCCGGCTTCGTCAAGGAGGCCCGGCTCGTCCGCGAGCCGGTGGGCCGCGAGCGGCACGCCCAGGCGTTCGTCCTCGCCCGCTTGCCCTGA
- a CDS encoding VOC family protein: MIRIGAIVVHTADTARAGAFWGEALDYERGSNPDFLAPREGGASRLHLDGTDRTHLDLWVDSAAEQRSEVERLVGLGAERVPWDYPEDADFVVLADPTGTLFCVVDVSR, translated from the coding sequence ATGATCCGCATCGGGGCGATCGTCGTGCACACCGCCGACACCGCTCGGGCCGGCGCGTTCTGGGGTGAGGCGCTCGACTACGAGCGCGGGTCGAACCCGGACTTCCTCGCTCCTCGAGAGGGTGGGGCGAGCCGTCTGCACCTCGACGGCACGGACCGCACGCACCTGGACCTGTGGGTCGACAGCGCCGCCGAGCAGCGCTCCGAGGTCGAGCGCCTCGTCGGGCTCGGGGCGGAGCGGGTGCCGTGGGACTACCCCGAGGACGCCGACTTCGTCGTGCTCGCGGACCCCACGGGGACGCTGTTCTGCGTCGTCGACGTCAGCCGGTAG
- a CDS encoding antibiotic biosynthesis monooxygenase has translation MTQYALVVRFALRPGRAADFDAMMRDTVAGIAAHEPRTLAYAVHEPVGEPDVRVFYELYADEDSLAEHESQPTTRAFLDRVDDVVTGVEVQRLHLVTATGVGGADPSRRTTG, from the coding sequence ATGACCCAGTACGCCCTGGTCGTCCGTTTCGCGCTCCGGCCCGGGCGGGCCGCGGACTTCGACGCGATGATGCGCGACACGGTCGCGGGCATCGCGGCCCACGAGCCCCGCACGCTGGCCTACGCGGTGCACGAGCCGGTCGGCGAGCCCGACGTCCGCGTCTTCTACGAGCTGTACGCGGACGAGGACTCCCTGGCCGAGCACGAGTCGCAGCCCACGACGCGGGCCTTCCTCGACCGGGTCGACGACGTCGTCACGGGCGTCGAGGTCCAGCGCCTGCACCTCGTGACGGCCACCGGCGTCGGCGGCGCCGACCCGTCCCGGCGGACTACCGGCTGA